The window CGAAAACGATGATGAAGATATTGATGACTATCGCAAAACGCGGGCGATCTATGAAGAAATGTGTCAGTTTCATGTTGATTACTCTTTATTTTTTTGATTTACGGATTCGGTTTTCGCGTTCATTGGCTTCACTTTCGCGCCGGGAGCAGCCGAAGCCATACCTTCGACAATCACCAAGTCACTAGCGCCGATACCAGATTTGATGACGCGCATTCCATCATGTAAGTCACCTACTTCAACTCGCTTAGGCTTCACCGTTCCATCGTGATCGACGGTCAGTACGATATGGTTGGATTGATCAGGTGTAACCGCCGCATCCGGCACCAACAAGGTTGATTCAGCTGAAGTCAGAGCTAAGCGGACACGAGCGAAGCCGCCTGGAGTGAGTAACAGATCTTTGTTGGGAATTGTGGCTCGAGCACGGATGGTGCCGCTGGAACGGTCGATGGCGTTATCTACGAAATCCAGTGTTCCTGTGCGATTCAGTTTTGCGTCACCGAGATCCACATAAACTTTGCTAGCCAACTCGCCTTTCTCGGTCATGCGCTGACGTTGGAAGGTTTGGTAATCGGCTTCGCTCATATCGAAATTTAGGTAAATCGGGTCGAGAGATACGATGGTGGTCAGTAAGGTAGTTGGCCCGGTACCTGCGCGATTACCTGCAATCAGGTTGCCGACCGATACTTGGTGCGTGCCTATTTTTCCGCTGAAGGGAGCTATGATGCTCGCGTGATCAAGATCGAACTTTGCATCGCGTACCAGCGCCTTCGCTACGTTCACTAAAGCAGAAGCGGCTTGTTGATCGGCCAAACGTTGCTCTACGTTTTGTGTAGTACCGGCATCCGTTTCTTTCAGAACTTTTGCCCGTGTTAATTCTTGATTTGCCAACTGCAGCTTTGCCTGTGCATTTTCCAGTTGAGCCGTCGCTTGACTGTATCTGATTTCGTAAGGAGTCTGGTCAATGGTAAAAAGCGGATCGCCCTTTTTCACGAGATCACCGTCTTTAAAATGTATCTTTTCTAATGTACCGCCGACCTGGGGACGCAGTTCAACATGCTCAACGGCAGCAAACTGACCAAGGAACTTTAAGTGAGTTTCAAAATTTCCTTTCAAAGGAGAGCTAACGATCACGCTCGGTGGAGTCATAACTTGCTCTAAAGTTGTTTCGGTTGCAAAAAGTTCGTGCGCACAGTAGCCACCCATCATGACAACGCTAAAAATGATAAAACGATTAATTTTTTTTCCGCTTAAGGGCTTTTTTATTAACCGTGAATAGATCGGTGAGTTAGGCTGAGAAACGTACGGTTCGAAGTTTGAACGTTGAGAAGCTTCGTTATTCATAAAATGCCCTTTTGAATATTGTTTGTTTAATAGACTCTACGGAGGTAGTTATCGATGATGGCGTCATTGACTTGCTTTGCCTTCAGATCTGTAAATTTCGACACCGCAAGCCAGGTAAATTCACCTGGCTCGCCTACAAATGCTGCTTTAAAAACATCGCCAGATAAGCTAACGAACATATCTAACAATCCTGAAATAAAAAATTTTTCTCTTATAATTCATAATCTTTCCTTCTCATATCGCTTCATTTTTTGAAGCGACTGCAATTAGTGTAGATACTATTGTTTTTGCTGTCAATATATTTTTTGTATTGACTATGCATAATGTAGTTGATATAGTTTTATTGCCGATTAACGATACGAAGTCATTTATTGAGAGGGGCTTATGAAAGGCAAAGACAAAAAAACATGTGAAAAGCATCGAGACATGTGCTCAATTTCAAGAGCAATTGACAAAATAGGTGACTCCTGGAGCCTATTAATTTTGCGTGACCTAGGCCAAGGCCTAACACGCTATGAAGAATTTAGAGAAAATCTGGAAATTTCTCCCGCTACACTGAGCAAACGGCTTTCGATGCTGGTCGAAGAAGGGCTGGTGGTAAAAAAAATCTACCAAGACAATCCGTTGCGTGCGCAATATGTTCTGACCTCGATGGGTCAGGATTTCATGCCCGTCTTGGCGATGATTATGGTTTGGGGCAATGAATACGCATCACCTAATGGCACTGATGAGCAATTGGTTGAAAAGAAAACTCGCAAAGAGATTTCATCAAACGTTGTGAATGCAGAAAAACGATGTCCCGATCACGTTTGAAATACTTGTGCTC of the Methylomonas sp. MK1 genome contains:
- a CDS encoding winged helix-turn-helix transcriptional regulator, with protein sequence MKGKDKKTCEKHRDMCSISRAIDKIGDSWSLLILRDLGQGLTRYEEFRENLEISPATLSKRLSMLVEEGLVVKKIYQDNPLRAQYVLTSMGQDFMPVLAMIMVWGNEYASPNGTDEQLVEKKTRKEISSNVVNAEKRCPDHV
- a CDS encoding efflux RND transporter periplasmic adaptor subunit, coding for MNNEASQRSNFEPYVSQPNSPIYSRLIKKPLSGKKINRFIIFSVVMMGGYCAHELFATETTLEQVMTPPSVIVSSPLKGNFETHLKFLGQFAAVEHVELRPQVGGTLEKIHFKDGDLVKKGDPLFTIDQTPYEIRYSQATAQLENAQAKLQLANQELTRAKVLKETDAGTTQNVEQRLADQQAASALVNVAKALVRDAKFDLDHASIIAPFSGKIGTHQVSVGNLIAGNRAGTGPTTLLTTIVSLDPIYLNFDMSEADYQTFQRQRMTEKGELASKVYVDLGDAKLNRTGTLDFVDNAIDRSSGTIRARATIPNKDLLLTPGGFARVRLALTSAESTLLVPDAAVTPDQSNHIVLTVDHDGTVKPKRVEVGDLHDGMRVIKSGIGASDLVIVEGMASAAPGAKVKPMNAKTESVNQKNKE